The following proteins are encoded in a genomic region of Stutzerimonas balearica DSM 6083:
- a CDS encoding vWA domain-containing protein yields MFDLAWPWAFALLPLPWLLRWLLPAADNGEAALKISFLPELESLSGRRARIALPGWRQQLPYLTVWLLLLFAAARPQWLGEPLPLPTSGRDLLLAVDVSGSMDYPDMRWEDEDITRLELVKRLLGDFIEAREGDRVGLILFGSKAYLQAPLTFDRRTVRTWLDEAIVGIAGSNTALGDAIGLAVKRLRERPAKSRVLVLVTDGANNGGEVDPLVAARLAAEQGVKIHTIGIGAAPEETGVLSRFGFNPGLELDEPTLRAIAEATGGAYFRARSREELQAIGETLDQLEPAAQAPTRARLAEPLHAWPLAAALAISVLLAMAQLWQAPLARWLARREPGE; encoded by the coding sequence ATGTTTGATCTCGCCTGGCCCTGGGCCTTTGCCCTACTGCCCTTGCCCTGGCTGCTGCGCTGGCTGCTACCGGCGGCCGACAACGGCGAGGCCGCGCTGAAGATCAGCTTTCTGCCCGAGCTCGAGTCGCTATCCGGCCGCCGGGCGCGCATCGCCCTGCCCGGCTGGCGCCAGCAGTTACCCTATCTCACCGTCTGGTTGCTGCTGCTGTTCGCTGCGGCTAGGCCGCAATGGCTCGGCGAACCCCTGCCGTTACCCACCAGCGGTCGCGACTTGCTGTTGGCCGTCGATGTGTCCGGTTCGATGGACTACCCCGACATGCGCTGGGAGGACGAGGACATCACCCGCCTGGAGCTGGTCAAGCGCCTGCTCGGCGACTTCATCGAAGCCCGCGAGGGCGATCGGGTCGGCCTGATCCTGTTCGGCAGCAAGGCCTACTTGCAGGCGCCGCTGACCTTTGACCGGCGAACGGTGCGCACCTGGCTCGACGAAGCGATCGTCGGCATTGCCGGCAGCAACACCGCACTCGGCGACGCCATCGGCCTGGCGGTCAAGCGTCTGCGCGAACGGCCGGCCAAGAGCCGCGTGCTGGTGCTGGTCACCGACGGCGCCAACAACGGCGGCGAGGTCGACCCGTTGGTTGCCGCTCGATTGGCCGCCGAACAGGGCGTGAAGATACACACCATCGGTATCGGTGCCGCACCGGAGGAAACCGGTGTACTGAGCCGCTTCGGTTTCAACCCGGGGCTGGAGCTCGACGAGCCGACGCTGCGTGCCATCGCCGAGGCCACCGGCGGTGCCTACTTCCGTGCCCGCAGTCGGGAAGAGCTGCAGGCCATCGGTGAAACCCTGGACCAACTCGAACCCGCCGCCCAGGCGCCCACCCGCGCTCGCCTAGCCGAGCCGCTGCATGCCTGGCCACTGGCTGCGGCGCTCGCCATCAGCGTGCTGCTGGCCATGGCGCAGCTCTGGCAGGCGCCGCTGGCACGCTGGCTGGCGCGCCGGGAGCCCGGCGAATGA
- a CDS encoding VWA domain-containing protein: MNALMPYLLRPWWLLAVPVLAWLLWRLWHRQRQVGRWQRLIPAAFQAVLLTQGRQRTSRLPWALLALGWALGMLVLLGPSWQRLEQPSLKRADPLVVLLEMTPAMLAGDVPPTRLEQARRKLLDLLLARADAHTAVVVYAGSAHTLVPLSDDLATTANLLQAIKPSLMPESGQRVDLAVEQGLALLEQGAQGRGRLLLIGTGIPAEQQQAIGQQLGDDGERLLILGVGTPEGAPIARAEGGFVKDADGAILIPRLDDNGLRRFATQLGSRYQQARLDTADLDSLGLLDRTGAIVRQPERLRLDAWLDQGYWLLLPLLLVAACAARRGWLFGLALLLVQPAPADAFELRDLWLRPDQQGQRLLDEGRPGEAAERFADRRWQGIARYLAGDYAAAISHFAEGDSAADHYNRGNALARSGDLEAAREAYEQALDMQPGLEPALQNKALVEELLRQRDEAAQAAEAPEPGEQGRQAEDGGQPSAASPEQGNTQTAQRPADQASTSDTEQIAQTPAETDSAASASSDAPRPISEQYQAAEQWLRQIPDDPGELLRRKFLYEQRKRQEASQ; the protein is encoded by the coding sequence ATGAACGCGCTCATGCCATATCTGTTGCGCCCCTGGTGGCTGCTCGCCGTGCCCGTACTCGCCTGGCTGCTCTGGCGACTGTGGCATCGGCAGCGCCAGGTCGGCCGCTGGCAACGCCTGATTCCTGCCGCGTTTCAAGCGGTCCTGCTGACCCAGGGCCGCCAACGCACCAGCCGTCTGCCCTGGGCCCTGCTGGCACTGGGCTGGGCGCTCGGCATGCTCGTGCTGCTTGGGCCGAGCTGGCAGCGGCTGGAGCAACCGAGCCTCAAACGCGCCGACCCGCTGGTGGTCCTGCTGGAAATGACGCCGGCCATGCTCGCCGGCGATGTCCCGCCGACCCGGCTGGAACAGGCGCGCCGCAAGCTGCTCGACCTGCTCCTCGCGCGCGCCGATGCGCACACTGCGGTGGTCGTCTACGCCGGCAGTGCCCACACGTTGGTGCCGCTATCCGACGACCTGGCGACCACCGCCAATCTACTGCAGGCGATCAAGCCCTCGCTGATGCCCGAGAGCGGCCAGCGGGTGGATCTGGCAGTCGAACAGGGGCTGGCCCTGCTCGAGCAGGGCGCGCAAGGGCGCGGCCGACTGCTGTTGATCGGCACCGGTATCCCCGCCGAACAGCAACAGGCGATTGGCCAGCAGTTGGGCGACGACGGCGAGCGGCTGCTGATTCTGGGTGTCGGCACGCCCGAAGGCGCCCCGATCGCGCGCGCCGAAGGCGGCTTCGTCAAGGATGCCGATGGCGCCATCCTGATTCCGCGCCTGGACGACAACGGCCTGCGCCGCTTCGCCACGCAACTGGGCAGTCGTTACCAGCAGGCGCGCCTCGACACGGCCGACCTCGATAGCCTCGGCCTGCTCGACCGCACGGGCGCCATCGTCCGGCAGCCCGAACGTCTGCGCCTCGATGCCTGGCTCGACCAGGGCTACTGGCTGCTGTTACCGCTGCTGCTGGTTGCCGCCTGTGCAGCCCGTCGCGGCTGGCTGTTCGGTCTCGCCCTGCTGCTCGTGCAACCCGCTCCGGCCGACGCCTTCGAGCTGCGCGATCTCTGGCTGCGCCCCGATCAGCAAGGCCAGCGCCTGCTCGACGAGGGACGCCCGGGCGAGGCAGCCGAGCGCTTCGCCGACCGCCGCTGGCAAGGCATCGCCCGTTACCTGGCCGGTGACTACGCGGCGGCCATCAGCCACTTCGCCGAAGGCGACAGCGCGGCCGATCACTACAACCGAGGCAACGCCCTGGCGCGCTCCGGCGACCTCGAGGCGGCGCGGGAAGCCTACGAACAGGCGCTGGACATGCAGCCCGGGCTCGAGCCCGCGCTGCAGAACAAGGCCCTGGTCGAAGAACTGCTGCGCCAGCGCGACGAAGCGGCCCAGGCCGCCGAAGCGCCGGAGCCGGGCGAGCAAGGCCGGCAGGCTGAGGACGGTGGCCAGCCTTCGGCTGCATCGCCGGAGCAGGGCAACACGCAAACCGCGCAGCGCCCGGCCGACCAGGCCAGCACTTCGGACACCGAACAGATCGCCCAGACGCCCGCCGAAACCGATAGCGCCGCGTCGGCCAGCAGCGATGCGCCGCGCCCGATCAGCGAGCAGTACCAGGCCGCCGAGCAGTGGCTCCGACAGATCCCGGACGATCCGGGCGAGCTGCTGCGCCGCAAATTTCTCTACGAACAGCGCAAGCGTCAGGAAGCGTCCCAATGA
- a CDS encoding BatD family protein: MIRLLFALVLACAALSAQAAGLAASVDRTRLSLDETLELTLEARDAAVFGRPDLQPLNELFEVYDTRQLNSLSNVGGEAQAVTRWLTTLRPRRTGYLIIPSLQLGDWHSDPITVFVQEARGNHDSALLAPVFIDASVDRESVYVQAQIILTLRIYHSVSLYDDSTLSPLQMPDALVKRLGEPRTYEKDINGVRHGVIEVRYALFPQKSGRLQIPSQLFSATTVASGNDYSILGPRPGRSTQVKSPTIPVEVKPKPRDYPTDAPWLPATSLTLVEAWSGDPGKAQVGDSLTRSLLIKAEGLTSAQLPPLGSAPGDGLRRYPDQPGLADETGPNGVVGSREDREALVPTRAGEVELPALEVVWWNVEQDRLERTNLAARQLSIAENPQLEEAPLSGPAEPRRAAAKPLWPWQLSTALLGLTTLLGFGLWWRARRQPPVVQRSAASGPTPRSLLDDLRRACQANDTQATRQALDAWARQQPETLAEMAARFVPLSEALDGLNGALYSETGQRWQGEALWQAIRSLPPLETPTAEQDSGALPPLYPR; the protein is encoded by the coding sequence ATGATCCGCCTATTGTTTGCCCTGGTTCTCGCCTGCGCCGCGCTGAGTGCCCAAGCCGCAGGGCTCGCCGCCAGCGTCGATCGCACTCGCCTGAGCCTCGACGAAACCTTGGAACTGACGCTCGAAGCGCGCGACGCCGCGGTATTCGGGCGGCCCGATCTGCAGCCGCTGAACGAGCTGTTCGAGGTCTACGACACGCGTCAGCTCAACAGCCTGTCCAACGTCGGCGGCGAAGCGCAGGCGGTCACTCGCTGGCTAACCACGCTGCGCCCGCGCCGTACCGGCTACCTGATCATTCCGTCGCTGCAGCTGGGCGACTGGCACAGCGACCCCATCACCGTGTTCGTGCAGGAGGCGCGCGGCAATCACGACAGCGCCCTGCTGGCACCGGTGTTCATCGACGCCAGCGTTGACCGCGAGAGCGTCTACGTTCAGGCACAGATCATCCTGACGCTGCGTATCTATCACTCCGTGTCGCTGTACGACGACAGCACGCTCTCACCGCTGCAGATGCCCGATGCGCTGGTCAAGCGGCTGGGCGAGCCACGCACCTACGAAAAGGACATCAATGGCGTCCGCCACGGCGTGATCGAGGTGCGCTACGCGCTGTTTCCGCAGAAGAGCGGGCGGCTGCAGATTCCCAGCCAGCTGTTCAGCGCCACGACGGTGGCCAGCGGCAACGACTATTCGATCCTCGGCCCGCGCCCGGGGCGCTCGACCCAGGTCAAGTCACCGACCATCCCGGTCGAGGTCAAGCCCAAGCCGCGGGACTACCCGACCGACGCCCCCTGGCTGCCGGCCACGTCGCTGACGCTGGTCGAGGCCTGGAGCGGCGACCCGGGCAAGGCACAGGTTGGCGACTCGCTGACCCGCAGCCTGCTGATCAAGGCCGAAGGGCTTACCAGTGCGCAGTTGCCCCCGCTCGGCAGCGCGCCTGGCGACGGGCTGCGGCGCTACCCCGATCAGCCGGGGCTGGCTGACGAGACCGGCCCGAACGGCGTGGTCGGCAGCCGCGAGGATCGCGAAGCGCTGGTGCCGACTCGTGCCGGAGAGGTCGAGCTGCCGGCGCTGGAGGTCGTCTGGTGGAACGTCGAGCAGGATCGGCTCGAGCGCACCAACCTGGCCGCACGCCAGCTCAGCATCGCGGAAAACCCGCAGCTCGAAGAGGCGCCGCTGAGCGGCCCGGCCGAGCCCCGCCGCGCCGCTGCCAAGCCGCTCTGGCCCTGGCAGCTGAGCACCGCCCTGCTCGGCCTGACCACCCTGCTGGGTTTCGGGCTCTGGTGGCGGGCTCGTCGACAGCCGCCGGTGGTGCAGCGCAGCGCTGCCAGCGGGCCGACCCCGCGCAGCCTGCTCGACGATCTCCGGCGGGCCTGCCAGGCCAACGATACCCAGGCCACCCGCCAGGCGCTGGACGCCTGGGCGCGGCAGCAGCCGGAAACCCTCGCCGAGATGGCCGCTCGCTTCGTGCCGCTGTCCGAGGCACTGGACGGCCTCAATGGTGCGCTCTACAGCGAGACCGGGCAGCGCTGGCAGGGTGAAGCGCTGTGGCAGGCGATCCGCTCGCTGCCACCGCTGGAAACCCCCACTGCCGAACAGGACTCGGGCGCGCTGCCGCCGCTCTATCCGCGCTGA
- a CDS encoding CmpA/NrtA family ABC transporter substrate-binding protein — translation MTDIPSARPDALAWVNGSDAPEKNSLNLGFMALTDAASLIVAATQGFAQPYGLTLNLHRQHSWSALRDRLIDGELDAAQGLYGLIYGVHLGIGGSAPVDMAVLMGLSQNGQSINLSSSLMEAGVTDAEALRHCVRQSGARLTFAQTFPTGTHALWLYYWLAAHGIHPLEDVRTLVVPPAQMVGHLRSGHIDGFCAGEPWGAQAVAEGSGFTLATSQSIWPDHPEKVLGCTRAFVEQYPNTARALIMAVLAASRFIDQSDENRRSTAQLLAAAEYVGAPLEAIAPRFLGQYADGLGHTWQDAHALRFFGEGEVNMPYHSDGLWFMTQLRRWGLLRQDPDYLAVARSVQQTALYRDAASALGIAVPESLMRTSRLMDGSHWDGSDPAGYARGFALHALSDLPIANLS, via the coding sequence ATGACCGATATTCCCTCTGCCCGCCCGGACGCCCTCGCCTGGGTCAACGGCAGCGACGCCCCCGAAAAGAACAGCCTCAACCTCGGGTTCATGGCGCTCACCGATGCAGCCTCGCTCATCGTCGCCGCCACCCAGGGCTTCGCCCAGCCCTACGGACTTACCCTCAACCTGCACCGCCAGCACTCCTGGTCGGCGCTGCGCGATCGCCTCATCGATGGCGAGCTCGATGCCGCCCAGGGCCTCTACGGCCTGATCTACGGCGTTCACCTCGGCATCGGCGGCAGCGCGCCGGTCGATATGGCGGTGCTGATGGGGCTGTCGCAGAACGGCCAGAGCATCAACCTGTCGTCCTCGCTGATGGAAGCCGGCGTGACCGACGCCGAGGCATTGCGCCACTGCGTGCGCCAAAGCGGTGCACGTCTGACCTTCGCGCAGACCTTTCCGACCGGCACCCACGCGTTGTGGCTGTATTACTGGCTGGCGGCCCACGGCATCCATCCGCTGGAGGATGTGCGCACGCTGGTCGTGCCGCCAGCGCAAATGGTCGGCCATCTGCGCAGCGGGCATATCGATGGCTTCTGCGCCGGCGAGCCCTGGGGTGCGCAAGCGGTTGCCGAAGGCTCGGGTTTCACCCTGGCCACCAGCCAGTCGATCTGGCCGGATCATCCGGAAAAGGTGCTTGGCTGTACCCGTGCCTTCGTCGAGCAGTACCCGAACACCGCGCGCGCGCTGATCATGGCGGTCCTGGCCGCGAGCCGCTTCATCGACCAGAGCGACGAGAACCGCCGCAGCACCGCTCAGCTGCTCGCCGCAGCGGAATACGTCGGCGCCCCGCTCGAGGCGATCGCACCCCGATTCCTCGGCCAGTACGCCGACGGCCTCGGCCACACCTGGCAGGATGCGCACGCCCTGCGCTTCTTTGGCGAGGGCGAGGTGAACATGCCGTACCACTCCGATGGCCTCTGGTTCATGACCCAGCTGCGCCGCTGGGGCCTGCTGCGCCAGGACCCGGACTACCTCGCCGTGGCGCGCAGCGTCCAGCAGACCGCGCTCTACCGGGACGCCGCCAGCGCGCTGGGCATTGCCGTGCCCGAATCGCTGATGCGCACTAGCCGCCTGATGGACGGCAGCCACTGGGACGGCAGCGATCCGGCCGGTTATGCACGCGGCTTCGCGCTGCATGCCCTGAGCGATCTGCCGATCGCCAATCTGTCCTGA
- a CDS encoding ANTAR domain-containing response regulator, producing MLRILLIDDTPKKVGRLRCALIDAGFDVIDDHGSIIDLPERVEAIRPDVVLIDTDSPSRDVMEQVVMVSRDRPRPIVLFTEDDRPDVMRQAIRAGVSAYIVEGIQAQRLKPILEVAMARFESDQAIRAQLQARDQQLADRKRIEQAKGLLMKMRHCNEEEAYTLMRRQAMSRQQKLIQVAEQIIAMHELLGQ from the coding sequence ATGTTGCGCATCCTCCTGATCGACGACACCCCGAAGAAGGTCGGCCGGCTGCGCTGCGCCCTGATCGACGCCGGCTTCGACGTCATCGACGACCACGGTTCGATCATCGACCTGCCCGAGCGCGTCGAGGCCATCCGCCCCGATGTGGTGCTGATCGATACCGATTCGCCCAGCCGCGACGTCATGGAGCAGGTGGTGATGGTCAGCCGTGATCGCCCGCGCCCGATCGTGCTGTTCACCGAGGACGACCGCCCCGATGTGATGCGCCAGGCGATCCGCGCCGGGGTCAGCGCCTATATCGTCGAGGGCATCCAGGCGCAGCGGCTCAAGCCGATCCTCGAGGTGGCGATGGCCCGCTTCGAAAGCGATCAGGCGATCCGCGCACAGCTGCAGGCGCGCGACCAGCAGCTGGCCGATCGCAAGCGCATCGAGCAGGCCAAGGGCCTGCTGATGAAGATGCGCCACTGCAACGAGGAAGAGGCCTACACCCTGATGCGTCGTCAGGCGATGAGCCGTCAGCAGAAGCTGATCCAGGTCGCCGAGCAGATCATCGCCATGCACGAGCTGCTCGGGCAGTAG
- a CDS encoding nitrate/nitrite transporter — protein MNTSFWKAGHTPTLFCAFLYFDLSFMVWYVLGPLGVQIAADLGLTTQERAMMVATPILSGAVLRLVLGMLADRTSPKTAGLFGQAVVIAALFVAWYAGVHSYGQALLLGLFLGMAGASFAVALPLASQWYPAEHQGKAMGIAGAGNSGTVLAALFAPVLASAFGWNNVFGLALIPLTLTFAIFALAARNAPNRPAPKSVADYLKALGDRDSWWFMFFYSVTFGGFLGLASTLPGYFHDQYGFDPVKAGYYTAACVFAGSLLRPLGGALADRIGGIRALLVMYTVAAICIAAVGFNLPSATAALVLFVVAMLSLGAGNGAVFQLVPQRFFKEIGVMTGLVGMAGGIGGFLLTAGLGAVKQSTGDYQLGLWLFAALGVLAWFGLHGVKRRWRTTWGSAAVTAARV, from the coding sequence ATGAACACGAGCTTCTGGAAAGCCGGCCATACGCCGACCCTGTTTTGCGCCTTTCTCTATTTCGACCTGAGCTTCATGGTCTGGTACGTCCTCGGTCCGCTGGGCGTGCAGATCGCCGCGGATCTGGGCCTGACCACCCAGGAGCGGGCGATGATGGTCGCCACGCCAATCCTCTCCGGGGCGGTCCTGCGCCTGGTGCTGGGGATGCTGGCCGACCGCACGTCGCCAAAGACCGCCGGGCTGTTCGGCCAGGCCGTGGTGATCGCCGCGCTATTCGTCGCCTGGTACGCCGGCGTGCACAGCTACGGCCAGGCGCTGCTGCTCGGTCTGTTCCTCGGCATGGCGGGGGCATCCTTCGCCGTGGCACTGCCGCTGGCCTCGCAGTGGTACCCGGCGGAACACCAGGGCAAGGCCATGGGCATTGCTGGCGCCGGTAACTCCGGCACGGTGCTGGCAGCGCTGTTCGCACCGGTGCTGGCCTCGGCCTTCGGCTGGAACAACGTTTTCGGCCTGGCGCTGATTCCGCTGACGCTGACCTTCGCGATCTTCGCCCTGGCGGCAAGAAACGCACCGAACCGGCCGGCCCCCAAGTCCGTGGCGGATTACCTGAAAGCGCTCGGCGACCGCGACAGCTGGTGGTTCATGTTTTTCTACAGCGTGACCTTCGGCGGCTTTCTCGGCCTGGCCAGCACCCTGCCCGGTTACTTCCACGATCAGTACGGGTTCGACCCGGTCAAGGCCGGCTACTACACGGCCGCCTGCGTGTTCGCCGGCAGCCTGCTACGCCCGCTGGGCGGCGCGCTGGCCGATCGCATCGGCGGCATTCGTGCCCTGCTGGTGATGTACACCGTGGCGGCCATCTGCATCGCGGCGGTCGGCTTCAACCTGCCCAGCGCGACCGCTGCGCTGGTGCTGTTCGTGGTCGCCATGCTCAGCCTCGGCGCCGGTAACGGCGCGGTGTTCCAGCTCGTGCCGCAGCGCTTTTTCAAGGAGATCGGGGTGATGACCGGCCTGGTCGGCATGGCCGGCGGCATCGGCGGCTTCCTGCTTACCGCCGGGCTCGGCGCGGTCAAGCAGTCCACCGGCGATTACCAGCTCGGCCTCTGGCTGTTCGCGGCCCTCGGCGTGCTGGCCTGGTTCGGCCTGCATGGCGTCAAGCGTCGCTGGCGCACCACCTGGGGCTCGGCGGCAGTCACCGCGGCGCGGGTCTAG
- a CDS encoding bifunctional protein-serine/threonine kinase/phosphatase, producing MPLQLSIGEATATGPRHENQDAMRIVTPAPPQAVAKGCLFALADGVSQCLDGGLAAHATLQALAQDYYATPDTWAVAHSLDRILVAQNRWLQANGNGGPLLTTLTALVLRGRRFTLAHVGDCRAYRWDGQRLERLSEDHVWEQPDMQHVLKRALGLDQHLVVDYRDGDLAAGDCFALLSDGVWASLAETDIAHLLRDQPDLSRAAAALVNLAHSQGSQDNASALLVRIDSLPEAALADALARLVQWPLPPLLKPGQLFEGWRVERLLAESRQSLLYRVRDAAGQPWLLKTLPPSRHDEAEAGPALLQEEWFLRRVAGRSVPELHSLPQRQHLYYVQREYAGATLEQRLLEGPLPLADWLALAPRLISAVGLLHRRNILHRDIKPENLHLGDDGELRLLDFGLAYSPGLSTDPPNALPGTPSYLPPEAFAGAAPTTARDLYATGVTLYRLLTGHYPYGEVEPFQRPRFGQPVPASRYRPDLPGWLDEWLARSVASDPGARFETAEQGLLELEQGERKALSNRPRPLLEREPLKVWRTLALLSLLGNLALLILLAGRV from the coding sequence ATGCCCCTGCAGCTGAGCATTGGCGAAGCCACCGCCACCGGACCACGCCACGAAAACCAGGACGCCATGCGCATCGTCACTCCGGCACCGCCCCAGGCGGTCGCCAAGGGGTGTCTGTTTGCCCTGGCCGACGGCGTCAGCCAGTGCCTTGATGGTGGATTGGCGGCCCATGCGACGTTGCAGGCACTGGCTCAGGATTACTACGCCACGCCCGATACCTGGGCGGTGGCGCATTCGCTCGATCGCATCCTGGTCGCGCAGAACCGCTGGCTGCAAGCCAACGGCAACGGCGGGCCACTGCTCACCACACTCACGGCGCTGGTCCTGCGCGGCCGGCGCTTCACCCTCGCGCACGTCGGCGACTGCCGGGCCTATCGCTGGGATGGCCAACGGCTGGAGCGACTCAGCGAAGACCATGTCTGGGAACAACCAGACATGCAGCACGTGCTCAAACGCGCGCTGGGGCTAGATCAGCATCTGGTGGTCGACTACCGGGACGGCGACCTCGCCGCCGGCGACTGCTTCGCACTGCTCAGCGATGGCGTCTGGGCCAGCCTGGCCGAGACCGACATCGCGCACCTGTTGCGTGACCAGCCGGATCTGTCGCGCGCCGCTGCGGCACTGGTCAACCTGGCGCACAGCCAGGGTAGCCAGGACAACGCCAGCGCCTTGCTGGTGCGCATCGATTCGCTGCCCGAGGCGGCACTCGCCGACGCCCTGGCGCGCCTCGTACAGTGGCCGTTACCGCCTTTACTGAAACCGGGGCAGTTGTTCGAGGGTTGGCGGGTCGAGCGGCTGCTCGCCGAGTCGCGCCAGTCGCTGCTGTACCGGGTTCGGGACGCGGCCGGGCAGCCGTGGCTGCTCAAGACGCTGCCACCCAGCCGCCACGACGAAGCGGAAGCCGGCCCGGCCCTGCTGCAGGAGGAATGGTTTCTGCGCCGCGTGGCCGGGCGCAGCGTGCCGGAGCTGCACAGCCTGCCCCAACGCCAGCACCTGTACTACGTGCAGCGCGAATATGCGGGTGCCACGCTGGAACAGCGGCTACTCGAAGGCCCCTTGCCGCTGGCCGACTGGCTGGCTCTGGCGCCGCGTCTGATCAGCGCCGTCGGGCTGCTGCACCGGCGCAACATCCTGCATCGCGACATCAAGCCGGAGAATCTGCACCTGGGCGACGACGGCGAGCTGCGCCTGCTCGATTTCGGCCTGGCCTACAGCCCCGGATTGTCGACCGATCCGCCCAACGCTCTGCCCGGCACCCCGAGCTACCTGCCCCCGGAAGCCTTTGCCGGCGCAGCTCCGACCACCGCGCGCGATCTCTATGCCACGGGCGTGACCCTGTACCGCCTGCTGACCGGCCATTACCCCTATGGCGAGGTCGAGCCATTCCAGCGCCCGCGCTTCGGCCAACCCGTACCGGCCAGCCGCTACCGCCCCGACCTGCCCGGCTGGCTCGACGAATGGCTCGCCAGGTCGGTCGCAAGCGACCCGGGCGCACGCTTCGAAACCGCCGAGCAAGGGCTGCTGGAACTCGAGCAGGGGGAGCGCAAGGCGCTGAGCAACCGGCCACGGCCGTTGCTCGAGCGGGAGCCGTTGAAGGTCTGGCGCACGCTGGCCCTGCTATCGCTGCTGGGTAACCTGGCACTGCTGATCCTTCTTGCCGGGCGCGTCTGA